In a single window of the Bacteroidota bacterium genome:
- a CDS encoding T9SS type A sorting domain-containing protein, translating to MKTKLLFTSAFAIFCLMLNINAQTVHYAKKGISQGFENGNAIVADDSGNVYVTGQFEYTSVFDNRTLSSYGSHDIFVAKYNSSGNIIWIKSAGGTDGDIGMGIGIDAQHNVYITGEIEKTVRFSSTISLTSSGGNDIFIAKYDANGNVRWAKKFGDANSSDKGRAIAVAPNGNCYVTGNFSNSMTIGPSTISSDGGNDIFTAKFDSNGNGIWAKRGGGSRQDRGHGIAIDANENVFVTGGMTSPARFHGTTITNSGKYSTFLVKYNSSGSFQWVKAAGDCCDTTEANAIALDGSGNIYLTGSFAAQTKFSSTTLNSTSGSRDVYVAKYNSSGSVQWAKKFGGSGEDVGHGIAVDKINNRVHVTGFVTTAGSISGKAYSFAGYKDVIVASYGTDGSIKWVKTYGGTRRDIGLAVATNSQGFVYTTGLFNGTALFGSFTLVGYPNQPWADFFVTKISSPVNSTPQLSLTGVNDAMFNQSFDRTRNIGETENELGKVIVYPNPTSDDFHFNAENIISFRLYNSYGLLVGLKENLNGEIAFGEELSPGLYFLELYSENEKRTISVVKTE from the coding sequence ATGAAAACAAAACTACTTTTCACTTCGGCATTTGCAATTTTCTGCCTGATGTTAAACATTAACGCTCAGACAGTCCATTATGCGAAAAAAGGAATTTCGCAAGGATTCGAAAACGGAAATGCTATTGTTGCTGACGATTCCGGTAACGTGTATGTAACCGGACAGTTTGAATACACTTCTGTATTTGATAATCGTACTTTGTCATCTTATGGTTCACATGACATTTTCGTCGCAAAATACAATTCCAGCGGGAACATTATCTGGATAAAAAGTGCAGGCGGGACCGATGGAGATATCGGAATGGGAATTGGGATCGATGCTCAGCATAATGTTTACATAACCGGTGAGATCGAAAAAACTGTTCGGTTCAGTTCGACGATAAGTTTAACGTCATCCGGTGGTAACGATATCTTTATAGCAAAGTATGATGCCAATGGGAATGTTCGTTGGGCTAAGAAATTCGGAGATGCAAACAGCAGTGACAAAGGCCGTGCGATTGCAGTTGCTCCAAATGGAAATTGTTATGTGACGGGAAATTTTTCTAATTCAATGACCATTGGTCCGAGTACAATAAGCAGCGATGGCGGAAACGATATTTTCACTGCTAAGTTTGATTCGAATGGAAATGGCATCTGGGCAAAACGTGGCGGAGGATCGCGACAGGACCGCGGGCATGGAATTGCTATTGATGCGAATGAGAATGTATTCGTAACAGGTGGAATGACGTCACCTGCGAGATTTCATGGAACGACAATTACAAATTCAGGGAAGTACAGTACGTTTCTCGTAAAGTATAATTCAAGTGGTTCATTTCAGTGGGTAAAAGCAGCAGGTGATTGTTGTGATACTACTGAAGCAAATGCAATTGCTCTCGATGGATCCGGAAATATTTATCTGACCGGTTCTTTCGCTGCACAAACAAAATTCAGTTCTACTACATTGAATTCAACAAGTGGAAGCAGAGACGTATATGTTGCAAAGTATAATTCGTCAGGTAGTGTTCAATGGGCAAAGAAATTTGGTGGCAGCGGCGAAGATGTAGGACATGGAATTGCAGTGGACAAAATAAACAACCGCGTACACGTTACTGGATTTGTAACTACAGCCGGTTCGATCAGTGGTAAAGCATATTCGTTTGCAGGGTACAAAGATGTAATCGTTGCATCATATGGAACTGATGGGTCGATCAAATGGGTGAAAACTTACGGTGGAACACGACGTGATATTGGACTTGCAGTTGCAACGAATTCGCAAGGATTTGTTTATACAACCGGTCTGTTTAACGGCACGGCGCTTTTCGGTTCATTTACTTTAGTTGGGTATCCTAATCAGCCTTGGGCAGATTTTTTTGTAACGAAAATTTCATCGCCTGTAAATTCTACACCGCAACTTAGTTTAACAGGCGTTAACGATGCAATGTTCAATCAGTCGTTTGATAGAACAAGAAATATCGGAGAAACAGAAAACGAACTGGGAAAAGTAATTGTGTATCCAAATCCAACTTCCGATGATTTTCATTTTAATGCTGAGAACATTATTTCATTCAGGTTATATAATTCCTATGGATTGTTAGTAGGTCTCAAGGAAAATTTAAATGGCGAAATTGCTTTCGGTGAAGAACTTTCACCGGGATTATATTTCCTGGAATTATATTCTGAGAATGAAAAAAGAACAATCTCAGTTGTTAAGACAGAGTAA
- a CDS encoding T9SS type A sorting domain-containing protein → MLRNFILLSFFFSMFLSSYSQTFKFANTIDGISETYGINDTCVFKVDISGNSVWVKDFRGFIIPASTYRNELIGSAFDGKYLYVLEMQGRDYSFPHTYYPSIIKMDTLGNVIFTVSGSVFPGNSYTPYDIYPSYFNGAWVISEYAPGFTHYGDAFKIDSLGNYVQELGFWYGSVASIRKLTLLPDSTYLVCVNHRPSSPGGDEFTTLTKFDDNGNVIWRSDYKATGSGQFFELEMICDSAGNSYLFCYCSIPGIQGLAGMKISPTGNVLASKLWPSLMSVSNIRSISISNNEIVCTIDTVEIRFDTMLNSQCIVDQNLPVVTGNSYISSSHQYNYAPESFSPSNGLSITFSTSVSPDYCNLLKVQDDLLSAESVVIFPNPASDKINVQVSMKGSTVIRIFDIHSRKLLQREFSMHSEIDISNFSKGIYFAEITSGSGSQVKKIIID, encoded by the coding sequence ATGTTACGTAACTTTATTTTACTTTCTTTTTTCTTTTCAATGTTCCTGAGTTCCTATTCTCAAACATTTAAATTTGCAAATACTATAGATGGTATTTCTGAAACTTATGGAATTAACGACACATGTGTTTTTAAAGTCGATATATCCGGAAATTCAGTTTGGGTAAAAGATTTCAGAGGTTTTATAATCCCCGCTTCAACTTATCGAAACGAATTAATTGGATCGGCATTTGATGGAAAATACTTGTATGTTTTAGAAATGCAGGGACGGGATTATTCATTTCCGCATACCTATTATCCTTCAATAATTAAAATGGATACGTTAGGAAATGTAATTTTTACGGTTTCAGGTTCAGTATTTCCCGGGAATAGTTACACTCCTTATGATATTTACCCTTCATATTTTAATGGAGCCTGGGTGATTTCGGAGTACGCTCCCGGCTTTACACATTACGGAGATGCTTTTAAAATTGATAGTCTTGGGAATTATGTTCAGGAATTGGGGTTTTGGTATGGCTCCGTTGCATCAATCAGAAAATTGACATTACTTCCGGATTCAACCTATCTTGTATGCGTAAATCATCGCCCATCCTCTCCTGGGGGTGATGAATTCACAACTCTGACGAAATTTGATGACAATGGTAATGTAATCTGGCGGTCAGATTATAAAGCTACCGGATCAGGGCAGTTCTTTGAACTCGAAATGATTTGTGACAGTGCAGGAAATAGTTACTTATTTTGCTATTGTTCTATTCCCGGCATTCAAGGTCTTGCCGGAATGAAAATTTCACCTACAGGAAATGTTTTAGCTTCGAAACTTTGGCCAAGTCTCATGTCAGTAAGTAATATAAGGTCAATTTCAATTTCTAATAATGAAATTGTATGTACAATTGATACTGTTGAAATCAGGTTTGATACTATGTTAAACAGCCAGTGTATTGTAGATCAAAATTTACCCGTTGTTACAGGTAATAGCTATATTTCAAGTTCACATCAGTATAATTATGCACCGGAATCATTTTCTCCTTCTAATGGATTGTCTATCACTTTCAGTACTTCTGTTTCTCCGGATTACTGTAATCTGCTGAAAGTTCAGGACGATTTATTATCTGCAGAATCTGTTGTGATCTTTCCAAATCCTGCATCTGATAAAATTAATGTGCAGGTCTCAATGAAGGGTAGTACAGTCATAAGAATTTTTGACATCCATAGCAGGAAATTATTGCAAAGAGAATTTTCAATGCATAGTGAAATAGATATATCAAATTTCTCGAAAGGAATCTATTTTGCTGAGATAACATCGGGTTCCGGGTCTCAAGTAAAAAAAATTATTATTGATTAA
- a CDS encoding response regulator: protein MSGIKLTFTPTAPRRLGTIFVVDDNPIERSMLMDYFEKYPGIEVKGFPNGDDCLKEIILSSISPDMILMDYFLDSEVANSKDGLEILVKLKEISPNSAIIMHTSVDNTRIIELAKKKGAYDYIVKGMEGFKKLDVIIEKEFMLNTN from the coding sequence ATGTCAGGCATTAAACTCACATTCACACCCACTGCCCCAAGAAGACTAGGTACTATTTTCGTTGTTGACGACAATCCAATCGAGCGTTCAATGCTGATGGATTATTTTGAAAAGTATCCCGGAATTGAAGTAAAGGGATTTCCAAATGGAGATGATTGTCTGAAAGAGATCATCCTATCCAGCATCTCTCCTGACATGATTTTAATGGATTACTTTCTGGATTCAGAAGTAGCCAATTCAAAGGACGGATTGGAGATCCTGGTAAAATTGAAAGAGATCAGCCCGAATTCAGCTATCATCATGCACACTTCAGTAGACAATACACGGATCATTGAATTGGCAAAAAAGAAAGGTGCATATGATTATATTGTGAAAGGGATGGAAGGGTTTAAAAAACTGGATGTGATCATTGAGAAGGAATTTATGTTGAATACTAACTGA
- a CDS encoding sigma-70 family RNA polymerase sigma factor: MAVYTDTELLDLIAGSDSAAFSYLYKAHFNMIRNLVEKNSGTYDDASDIFQETLIIIFEKVRDKKLHISCSLKTFIYSVARNQWLKKLNASRKNVQLKNFEDFIRVEESESEFSQDIDIKNLFAEIGEACRKLLILFYYRKRSMEEISLELNYSNADTAKNQKYKCIQRLKKLVVEKR, encoded by the coding sequence ATGGCTGTTTATACCGATACTGAATTGCTTGATTTGATCGCGGGATCTGATTCCGCTGCTTTCAGCTATTTGTATAAAGCGCACTTTAATATGATCAGAAATCTGGTTGAAAAAAATTCAGGGACTTACGATGACGCTTCTGATATTTTCCAGGAAACGTTGATCATAATTTTTGAAAAGGTGAGGGATAAAAAACTTCATATTAGCTGTTCACTTAAAACATTTATTTATTCTGTAGCAAGAAATCAATGGCTGAAGAAATTAAATGCAAGCAGGAAGAATGTTCAATTAAAAAACTTCGAAGATTTTATACGGGTAGAAGAAAGTGAATCTGAATTTTCGCAAGACATCGATATAAAAAATTTGTTTGCGGAAATTGGTGAAGCTTGCAGAAAACTGCTGATCCTTTTTTACTACAGAAAGAGATCGATGGAAGAGATAAGTCTGGAATTAAACTATTCTAATGCAGACACAGCAAAAAATCAAAAATATAAATGCATTCAACGATTAAAGAAATTGGTTGTTGAAAAGAGATAA
- a CDS encoding response regulator transcription factor: protein MNKLKCMVIDDEPIARKGIEEYIHDVEFLELSGKAENPFKAYNLLKENSTDLIFLDIQMPKMNGMDFIRSLQNPPMIIFTTAYSEYAVDGFALDAIDYLLKPISRDRFMKASYKAYEYYLMKNVTHFSKTPTGNAYEHFYVKCGSKIERILYNSVSHIEALQNYVVIHTNEKKYITYMTFKGIEESLPVEKFVRIHKSMIVSINAIKSIDGNTIILEAIQLQMSRSFKDSAVEKIVGRNMIRR from the coding sequence ATGAATAAACTAAAATGTATGGTCATCGACGATGAACCAATAGCCAGAAAGGGAATTGAAGAATATATCCATGATGTGGAATTTCTTGAACTGTCAGGAAAAGCAGAAAACCCATTTAAAGCGTATAATCTTTTAAAGGAAAATTCTACGGATTTAATCTTTCTGGATATCCAAATGCCTAAGATGAATGGAATGGATTTTATTCGGTCTCTTCAGAATCCACCAATGATTATTTTTACTACTGCTTATTCTGAATACGCAGTCGATGGATTTGCCCTGGATGCAATTGATTATTTGTTAAAACCAATTTCGCGTGATAGGTTTATGAAAGCCAGTTATAAAGCGTATGAATATTATTTAATGAAAAACGTAACGCATTTTTCAAAAACTCCGACAGGAAATGCTTATGAACATTTTTATGTAAAGTGTGGAAGTAAAATTGAAAGGATCTTGTATAATTCAGTAAGTCATATTGAAGCTTTGCAGAATTATGTTGTTATTCATACTAACGAAAAGAAATATATAACCTACATGACATTCAAAGGAATTGAAGAGTCGTTGCCTGTAGAGAAGTTTGTACGGATTCACAAATCGATGATCGTGTCAATTAATGCTATTAAAAGTATAGATGGAAATACAATAATCCTTGAAGCAATTCAATTGCAAATGAGCAGAAGTTTCAAAGATTCGGCAGTAGAGAAAATTGTAGGAAGAAATATGATCCGGAGATAA
- a CDS encoding histidine kinase, which yields MKPLKIIGTLVFFLILILYRWICSTDGSFFTTFILVIIDMASIISATRIINRIFVPRLLYKKQFILFLISFLSCNIIFSLFLQFVDWQVHSIRGTLTPEFIQLSKSLFYQVFNTYIVIFVGTLFGISIELLQNRILTDKQMALLIQEKTQAELDFLNAQINPHFLFNSINTIFFQIEKENTAARNSLVKFSEMLRYQLYDCRANEIAIEKEIAYLRSYVELQSLRKEDNFRISFNCSEEVKQFCIAPLILISFVENAFKHVSNNSEIENAIEINLFRSNGRFSFRVFNTIDNCVAQHDKKNSGIGLENVKRRMELIYNGKHNLQISKSDKAFEVNLELRYE from the coding sequence ATGAAGCCGCTAAAAATTATAGGTACGTTAGTGTTTTTTCTAATCCTTATCCTGTATAGATGGATCTGTTCAACTGATGGTTCATTCTTTACGACTTTTATTCTCGTGATCATCGATATGGCATCGATCATTTCTGCAACTAGGATCATCAATCGGATTTTTGTACCCCGGCTTTTATACAAAAAACAATTTATATTATTTCTGATTTCTTTCTTGTCTTGTAATATCATATTCAGTTTGTTCTTGCAATTTGTTGACTGGCAAGTACACAGCATTCGTGGAACACTTACTCCGGAATTTATTCAATTATCAAAAAGTTTATTCTATCAGGTATTCAATACCTACATTGTCATATTTGTCGGAACACTTTTTGGTATAAGTATTGAGCTGCTTCAAAACAGAATTCTCACTGACAAACAAATGGCGCTGCTGATTCAGGAGAAAACTCAAGCTGAACTTGATTTTCTCAATGCTCAGATCAATCCGCATTTTCTATTTAATTCTATCAACACTATTTTTTTTCAGATAGAAAAGGAAAATACTGCTGCGAGAAACAGTCTTGTAAAATTTTCAGAAATGCTCAGATATCAATTATATGATTGCAGGGCCAACGAAATAGCTATTGAAAAGGAAATCGCCTATTTGAGAAGTTATGTTGAGCTGCAAAGTCTGAGAAAAGAAGACAATTTCAGGATTTCATTTAATTGTTCAGAAGAAGTAAAGCAATTCTGTATAGCACCGCTGATCCTGATTTCATTTGTGGAAAATGCATTTAAACATGTAAGCAACAATTCTGAAATTGAAAATGCGATCGAAATAAATTTATTCAGATCTAATGGAAGATTTAGTTTCAGAGTTTTCAATACGATCGATAATTGCGTGGCACAGCACGATAAAAAAAATAGTGGAATCGGACTGGAAAATGTTAAAAGAAGAATGGAGCTGATCTATAACGGGAAACATAATTTACAGATCAGTAAGAGTGATAAAGCATTTGAAGTTAATCTGGAATTAAGATATGAATAA
- a CDS encoding T9SS type A sorting domain-containing protein produces MKAEKNKILVSLIALCLFAGNAFSQWVQKNGLPGNLAARDGAVSWVIGNKCYMVGGNGHSDLLEYDPTTDGWIPKSSIPQGITMFAMGFVANGKGYLCGGNGPNFIYYNSLWEYDPAIDSWTQKADFPTGKRAGGCAFSIDEKGYVGCGDDSSFIYSDFFKYDPITNSWSPLPLFAGGFRSWPYAFAVGNKGYVGGGAQVSEMNDLWEFDPVLTSWTQRSSFPGSARQCAASFSSLTKGYVGLGQSSFTTTYDDVYEYDPTLDYWRPLASFNPGGRAWPTGFAFGNNIYLSTGWNFTTFYRDLYMLDVSTQITNLHVNSSNAKFQYNNSKQTLSLEWLNGTATNIRFDIFNSMGQLINLCEYKATANEINHFTKESGKLSKGIYFLKMYSKDTNQSFKFIVE; encoded by the coding sequence ATGAAAGCAGAAAAAAACAAAATTTTAGTATCGCTAATCGCACTCTGCCTGTTCGCCGGCAATGCATTTTCTCAATGGGTTCAAAAAAACGGTTTACCCGGAAATTTAGCCGCTCGTGATGGAGCAGTAAGTTGGGTTATCGGAAACAAATGCTACATGGTAGGTGGAAATGGTCATTCTGATCTTTTGGAATATGATCCGACTACTGACGGATGGATTCCAAAATCTTCGATTCCTCAAGGCATAACCATGTTTGCAATGGGATTTGTTGCAAATGGCAAAGGTTATCTATGTGGCGGAAACGGTCCGAATTTCATTTATTACAATTCCCTTTGGGAATATGATCCTGCCATTGATTCATGGACACAAAAAGCAGATTTCCCAACCGGCAAACGTGCAGGTGGATGTGCATTTTCAATCGATGAAAAAGGATATGTTGGTTGTGGTGACGACAGTTCTTTTATCTATTCTGATTTCTTTAAGTATGATCCAATAACAAATTCATGGTCACCCTTACCATTATTTGCAGGTGGATTCAGATCCTGGCCCTATGCTTTCGCTGTTGGCAATAAGGGTTATGTAGGTGGAGGAGCTCAGGTATCAGAAATGAATGATCTATGGGAATTTGATCCTGTATTAACTTCATGGACACAACGATCATCCTTCCCGGGAAGTGCGAGACAATGTGCTGCATCATTCTCAAGTCTTACAAAAGGATATGTCGGATTAGGTCAATCATCTTTCACAACGACATACGATGATGTCTATGAATATGATCCGACATTAGATTATTGGAGGCCATTGGCTTCATTTAATCCTGGAGGAAGAGCATGGCCAACCGGATTTGCATTTGGCAACAATATCTACCTATCAACAGGATGGAATTTTACTACGTTTTATAGAGATCTATATATGCTTGATGTAAGTACCCAGATTACAAATTTGCATGTGAATTCATCAAATGCAAAATTTCAGTATAATAATTCGAAGCAAACTTTGTCGTTGGAATGGTTAAATGGCACAGCAACAAATATTCGGTTCGACATTTTTAATTCAATGGGTCAGCTCATCAATTTATGTGAATACAAAGCCACTGCTAACGAAATAAATCATTTCACAAAAGAATCGGGTAAGTTAAGTAAAGGAATATATTTTCTTAAAATGTATTCTAAGGATACGAATCAATCGTTTAAATTTATTGTTGAGTAA
- a CDS encoding DUF4139 domain-containing protein translates to MKNSFLLAVLCIALSAKASNEKIVKSVVKNVTVFTQGAQVFRSTSVPLSPGVTDLVFQGISPQIKPTSVQAGGKGDFIVTEVRHNIKYPEPVQPVDESLPKEVVREIKLLEDSLVEIGFRREELTDRRTALQMEKDMIMKNKLSNGEGKSDSLPILKQAMEFFRLKLNDINAQLNKIKRDEQKNATATTLVNARLTDLRTYKNSEQPKKVYEPIHQVIVTVSCETAVNATVDVSYMVSNAGWIPSYDLRSTTATAPVQLTYKANVFQNSGEDWKDVKLKLSTSNPNRSNIKPVLPTWYVSYYTANREVKIPTGARAGSSENSTMNEIALDAAKKDMDQLSPAQSAAHYSQLVETMANVIFEINLPYSIPSDGASHVVSIKTSDLPATYYHYLVPKIESEAFLLAKVTGWENLNLLPGSANVFYEGTYVGETVLNPAVINDTLDLAFGRDNDITITRTKLPGKESNKLLGNDITKTVNYQLRLKNNKSKILNLIIEDQIPISQISEIKIEMKDKGTADYNSTTGLLKWNLNMNPKDQKTLTFSYDVTYNKDRPIGMY, encoded by the coding sequence ATGAAAAATTCATTTCTTTTGGCAGTACTTTGTATTGCCCTTTCCGCAAAAGCGTCGAATGAAAAAATTGTCAAGTCCGTTGTAAAAAATGTAACTGTCTTCACTCAGGGAGCTCAGGTATTCCGTTCAACTTCTGTTCCACTTTCTCCCGGAGTTACTGATCTTGTTTTTCAGGGAATCTCACCACAGATAAAACCAACGAGTGTTCAGGCCGGCGGTAAAGGGGATTTTATAGTAACGGAAGTTCGACACAATATTAAATATCCTGAACCGGTTCAACCGGTAGATGAAAGTCTACCGAAAGAGGTTGTAAGAGAAATAAAACTTCTTGAAGATTCGTTAGTCGAAATCGGTTTCAGAAGAGAAGAACTTACAGACCGCAGGACCGCTTTGCAAATGGAGAAGGATATGATCATGAAAAATAAATTATCGAATGGAGAAGGAAAGAGTGACTCATTACCAATATTAAAACAAGCGATGGAATTTTTCAGATTAAAATTAAATGACATTAATGCACAACTTAACAAGATCAAAAGAGATGAACAAAAAAATGCAACGGCAACGACTCTTGTAAATGCGCGATTGACAGATCTTAGAACGTATAAGAACAGTGAACAACCAAAAAAAGTGTATGAACCGATCCACCAGGTGATCGTAACAGTAAGTTGTGAAACCGCAGTGAATGCAACAGTAGATGTAAGTTATATGGTTTCAAATGCAGGATGGATTCCATCCTACGATCTGCGTTCAACTACCGCTACAGCTCCGGTACAGCTTACATACAAAGCAAATGTTTTCCAGAATTCAGGTGAGGACTGGAAAGATGTGAAACTCAAACTAAGTACTTCAAATCCGAATCGCAGCAACATCAAACCGGTATTGCCAACCTGGTATGTCAGTTATTATACCGCTAACAGAGAAGTAAAGATCCCTACTGGAGCAAGAGCCGGATCTTCTGAAAATTCTACAATGAATGAAATAGCACTTGATGCTGCCAAGAAAGACATGGATCAACTTTCACCTGCTCAATCTGCAGCTCACTACTCTCAACTTGTAGAAACAATGGCAAATGTTATTTTTGAAATAAATTTACCTTACAGTATACCATCTGATGGAGCATCTCATGTAGTTTCAATCAAGACAAGCGATTTACCTGCAACATACTATCACTATCTGGTTCCAAAAATTGAAAGCGAAGCATTTTTATTGGCGAAAGTTACAGGTTGGGAAAACTTAAATCTCCTTCCGGGATCAGCAAATGTATTTTATGAAGGTACCTATGTAGGCGAAACTGTTCTGAATCCTGCAGTAATCAATGATACTCTCGATCTCGCTTTCGGAAGAGACAATGACATTACTATTACACGAACTAAACTTCCGGGAAAAGAAAGTAATAAACTTCTAGGTAACGATATTACCAAAACTGTTAATTATCAACTTCGATTGAAGAACAACAAATCAAAAATACTTAACCTTATTATCGAAGATCAGATTCCGATCTCGCAAATTTCAGAAATTAAAATTGAAATGAAAGATAAAGGAACAGCTGATTATAATTCTACAACCGGACTTTTGAAATGGAATCTGAATATGAATCCGAAAGATCAAAAGACGCTCACTTTCTCCTATGATGTCACATATAATAAGGACAGACCAATAGGCATGTATTAG
- a CDS encoding SpoIIE family protein phosphatase: MNPQKDIVIKSRKKLLTFVLLLSLYLTYEFCINIYDNISEHSGSIVKLIYSSIINLILAVISGMVAGLCIKRLTDSGPGLVINSMGILDNSGLVSAGMVFWSDVVEVNTSKVVFSDCIIIKVKNPKRYISNQKNFFKRIWLEQEYKRNGSPINISISGLQFKFNDLFRIIQDRYLSNQVDTRTYELKKEKDNIQREKRELVDSINYAKRIQTALLPSSNVIQNRIGENFILYLPKDIVSGDFYWVETVGDWVFFAVCDCTGHGVPGALINIVCNNALNRAIKEYGITSPAKILDKVAELIVESIGLDGEVKDGMDASICSFNKSTRELYWSGANIPLWIARTGIVYELIEHRPDKQAIGLTENRIPFTEHKIEIQKGDILYLASDGYADQFGGDNGKKLTRKKFKELLLLQRGKSLQQQQINLLNFHNEYKAKGDQIDDILVMGIRIES; the protein is encoded by the coding sequence ATGAATCCTCAAAAAGATATTGTAATTAAGTCAAGAAAGAAATTGCTGACTTTCGTTTTGCTCCTTTCACTTTATCTGACATATGAATTCTGTATAAACATATATGATAATATTTCAGAACATTCAGGTTCTATAGTAAAATTGATTTACAGTTCTATTATTAATCTGATTTTGGCTGTCATATCCGGAATGGTTGCCGGCTTATGTATTAAACGTCTGACAGATTCAGGTCCCGGATTAGTAATAAATAGTATGGGAATTCTTGATAACTCAGGTTTGGTTTCGGCTGGAATGGTTTTCTGGTCTGATGTAGTAGAAGTTAATACCAGTAAAGTAGTTTTTTCAGATTGTATTATTATCAAAGTGAAAAATCCGAAACGCTACATTTCAAATCAGAAGAATTTTTTTAAAAGGATATGGCTTGAGCAGGAATATAAAAGAAACGGATCTCCGATAAATATTTCTATTAGTGGTTTACAATTTAAGTTTAATGATTTGTTTCGGATAATTCAGGACAGATATCTGTCAAATCAGGTCGATACCCGTACTTATGAATTAAAAAAAGAAAAAGACAATATTCAGCGGGAGAAAAGAGAGTTAGTCGATTCAATAAATTATGCCAAACGGATACAGACGGCTTTATTGCCTTCATCGAATGTTATACAGAACAGGATAGGAGAAAATTTTATTTTGTATCTGCCCAAAGATATTGTTTCAGGTGATTTCTATTGGGTAGAAACAGTTGGTGACTGGGTGTTTTTTGCGGTATGTGATTGCACAGGTCACGGAGTACCGGGAGCTTTGATCAATATTGTTTGTAACAATGCTTTGAACCGTGCAATAAAAGAATACGGCATAACTTCGCCGGCCAAAATACTTGATAAGGTCGCTGAATTAATAGTAGAAAGTATCGGGCTCGATGGCGAAGTAAAAGATGGAATGGATGCAAGCATCTGTTCTTTCAATAAATCTACACGTGAACTTTATTGGTCCGGTGCCAATATTCCATTGTGGATAGCACGTACAGGAATCGTGTATGAATTAATTGAACATCGACCCGACAAGCAAGCAATTGGATTAACTGAAAACCGCATTCCTTTTACAGAACACAAAATTGAAATCCAAAAAGGCGATATTCTTTATCTTGCCAGTGATGGTTATGCTGATCAGTTTGGAGGAGACAACGGAAAAAAGCTGACCCGGAAAAAATTCAAAGAATTGTTGCTGCTGCAAAGAGGAAAATCGTTGCAGCAACAACAAATAAATTTACTGAATTTTCATAACGAGTATAAAGCCAAAGGTGATCAGATAGATGATATACTTGTTATGGGAATAAGGATTGAATCTTAG